A window of the Desulforapulum autotrophicum HRM2 genome harbors these coding sequences:
- a CDS encoding ferritin-like domain-containing protein → MFSISEIIALAVEIEKNAEETYRRAMDQSRNPEVKALLLWMANEEKDHATWFNTLKDEIDKHQDLPSDKTMEMDGDFIGDLMEKQSFFLGDTDLTIIKDKNKLNEIFIEFENDTILFYEMIKTFITHAPTIKHLEKIIEEENTHIKQLDKISHLD, encoded by the coding sequence ATGTTTTCCATATCTGAAATCATCGCCCTTGCCGTCGAGATTGAGAAAAATGCAGAAGAGACCTATCGAAGGGCCATGGACCAATCCAGGAACCCGGAGGTAAAGGCCTTGCTCCTTTGGATGGCCAACGAGGAAAAAGACCATGCCACCTGGTTTAACACCCTTAAGGACGAGATTGACAAGCATCAAGATTTGCCGTCGGATAAAACCATGGAAATGGATGGTGATTTTATTGGAGACCTCATGGAAAAACAGTCCTTTTTCCTTGGAGACACAGACCTTACCATCATTAAAGACAAGAACAAACTCAATGAAATATTTATTGAATTTGAAAATGACACGATCTTGTTTTATGAGATGATTAAAACCTTTATCACCCATGCCCCGACCATTAAACACCTGGAAAAAATAATCGAAGAGGAAAACACCCACATCAAACAGCTGGACAAGATTTCTCACCTGGATTGA